The DNA segment GCCGGACGAAGCGCCGGTGCGCGTCGATTCCTACGGCGGACTGACGGTGGACTACGCGCGGTCGGTCGGGGCGACCGCGCTGCTGCGCGGCATCCGCAACCTCTCGGACCTGCAGTACGAGGTGCAGCAGGCGGTGACGAACCGCGAGGTGGCGGGGCTGGAAACGGCGTTCGTGGTGGCGGGCGAGAGTTTCGCCTACACGAGTTCGAGCCTCATCAGGCAGATCGCCGCGCTGGGCGACGACATGGGACGGCTTCGAACCATGGTGCCCGCGCCGGTGATCGACGCCCTGGCGCGCAAGAAGCGCGAGAAGCACCCCGCGCTGGAGCGGCTGCGCAACGATCACGCGGACCACTGAGGAACGGAGGCTCGTGCCGTGGAGGTTCGCGTCATCAGCATCGGCACGCTGGCGGAGCACCCGCTGCGTGACAAGCAGCGTCGCGTGCGCACCGGGCACGCGACGACAACGCTCGTGCGCGCGGGCGAGGCGGTGATCCTCGTCGATCCGGGCCTGCCGGGTCCGGCGGTGGCTGCGCGGCTGGACGAGCGGGCGGGACTTTCGCCCGACGACGTGACGCACGTGTTCCTGACGAGTTTCCAGGCGGACACCTGCCGCGGGATCGAGGCGTTCGACGGGGCGGAGTGGCTGATCTCGGAAGCGGAGCGCGAGGGGGTGGGCGTGCCGCTGGCGAGGCTGCTCGCCGACGCGGCGGACGCGGAGGAGGACGCGCGGGCGGAACTCGAGTACCGCGTCGCGTTGCTCCGGCGTTGCCGGGCCGCGCCGGATCGGCTGGAGCGCGGGGTTGACCTCTTCCCGGTGCCGGGCGTGACCCCGGGGACGTGCGGGCTGCTGATCGCCGGGGCGCAGACGACGCTGATCTGCGGCGACGCGATCCCGACGATTGAGCACCTGGAGCAGGGGCGTGTGCCGACGCGGTGCGCCGACCCCGAGCAGGCGCTCGAGAGCTTTCAGGAGGCGGTGGAGATCGCGGACGTGCTGGTGCTGGGGCGCGACAACGTGGTGCTGAACCCGACGCGCCGTCCGGTGTGAGCGTGAAGCGGCTCCGGGTGGGGATGTGAGGGTTGCGCGGCGTGCGCGGGCGGGTCGGGCTGCGCGGAAGGGGGCGGCTCGGAACTCCGGGGGGTCTTTGAGGTTGGGTGAAGGGGAGCGCGGGTTGGGCCGATGGTGGCTTCGGCGGCGTGCCGCGCGCGCCGGGGGGTTGCGGTTCGGGCGCGCCGGGAGGTGAGCGGGCGATGGCGTTTC comes from the Synechococcales cyanobacterium CNB genome and includes:
- the coaD gene encoding pantetheine-phosphate adenylyltransferase; its protein translation is MPRTHRAVFPGSFDPMSFGHLDVVRRGRRLFDELIVAVGRHPGKDQLFTVEERVEMARRLVADLAAEEPDEAPVRVDSYGGLTVDYARSVGATALLRGIRNLSDLQYEVQQAVTNREVAGLETAFVVAGESFAYTSSSLIRQIAALGDDMGRLRTMVPAPVIDALARKKREKHPALERLRNDHADH
- a CDS encoding MBL fold metallo-hydrolase codes for the protein MEVRVISIGTLAEHPLRDKQRRVRTGHATTTLVRAGEAVILVDPGLPGPAVAARLDERAGLSPDDVTHVFLTSFQADTCRGIEAFDGAEWLISEAEREGVGVPLARLLADAADAEEDARAELEYRVALLRRCRAAPDRLERGVDLFPVPGVTPGTCGLLIAGAQTTLICGDAIPTIEHLEQGRVPTRCADPEQALESFQEAVEIADVLVLGRDNVVLNPTRRPV